The proteins below are encoded in one region of Chryseobacterium wanjuense:
- a CDS encoding patatin-like phospholipase family protein: MKKTTILSLDGGGIRGIITCIILRYIEEQLQFYDNPSAKLGDYFDLVAGSSTGGLIASIILCPDEHRKAKYSIQKGLELYAEKGGDIFQVSFWERLVNPFGLINEKISQQELEKNLNAFFGNLELKELIKPCLITSYDIENRRAKLFNSWKANLSTDNFYVRDVCRATSAAPTYFSPVQIKSMYGQIFSLIDGGMFANNPALCAYAEARKIPFAEILKNHQKANHPNVNDMIVVSIGTGIEARPYSFKKLEKAGKIGWVNPIIDILMSANAETVDYQLCQMFQTLGLRNQKNYYRLNPSLKNASPAMDNVKRSNIENLIQAGLTYIDDNREVLNQIVQKLIKNKI; this comes from the coding sequence ATGAAAAAGACAACCATTCTTTCTTTGGACGGGGGCGGAATCAGGGGAATTATCACCTGCATTATTCTGCGCTACATAGAAGAGCAATTGCAGTTTTATGATAACCCAAGCGCAAAACTTGGAGATTATTTTGACTTGGTTGCGGGAAGCAGTACAGGAGGGCTGATTGCGTCTATCATTCTATGTCCCGATGAACACCGGAAAGCAAAATATTCTATCCAGAAAGGATTAGAATTGTATGCTGAAAAAGGTGGCGACATATTCCAGGTTTCTTTCTGGGAACGATTAGTAAATCCATTTGGATTGATTAATGAAAAAATTTCCCAACAGGAACTTGAAAAAAATTTAAATGCTTTTTTTGGAAATTTAGAATTAAAAGAATTAATAAAACCATGTTTAATAACAAGTTATGATATCGAAAACAGAAGAGCAAAATTATTCAATTCGTGGAAGGCAAATTTAAGTACAGACAATTTCTATGTAAGAGATGTCTGCAGGGCGACCTCAGCGGCACCGACGTATTTCAGTCCGGTTCAGATCAAATCGATGTACGGACAGATTTTTAGTTTAATTGATGGTGGTATGTTTGCCAATAATCCCGCACTGTGCGCTTATGCAGAGGCAAGAAAAATTCCTTTTGCAGAAATTTTGAAAAATCATCAAAAAGCCAATCATCCGAATGTAAATGACATGATCGTGGTTTCCATCGGAACGGGAATTGAGGCAAGACCCTACTCTTTTAAAAAATTGGAAAAAGCCGGAAAAATAGGCTGGGTAAATCCGATAATTGATATTTTAATGTCTGCAAATGCGGAAACTGTGGATTATCAGCTTTGTCAGATGTTTCAGACATTAGGACTGAGAAACCAGAAAAATTATTATCGACTAAATCCTTCGTTGAAGAACGCTTCACCCGCGATGGATAATGTAAAAAGATCGAATATTGAGAATTTAATACAAGCCGGATTGACTTATATTGATGATAATAGAGAGGTTCTCAATCAGATTGTACAGAAATTAATCAAAAACAAAATATAA
- a CDS encoding leucine-rich repeat domain-containing protein translates to MKTKQELKLYFENGDKPIQEHFWEWLDSYWHKDEKIPQTSLDAIEKVVPFLVNNNLQGSAMQLTVPMNTKKILNSAYVYTGMPYQIVKVMFNEGLEEIEPSAFHSQNIKSIETPSTLKVIGAYAFANQGNNINGMDSIEEIILNEGLITIGDYAFSSGRVTLVKNLYIPSSVQSVGLGSFNIPSLQTVSAPAGLDLSNAGIPATATITYR, encoded by the coding sequence ATGAAAACAAAACAAGAACTAAAACTCTATTTTGAAAATGGAGACAAACCAATACAGGAGCATTTTTGGGAATGGCTGGATTCTTATTGGCATAAGGATGAGAAAATTCCTCAAACCTCTCTTGATGCTATTGAAAAAGTAGTCCCTTTTTTAGTTAACAATAATCTACAAGGTTCTGCCATGCAGCTTACTGTTCCTATGAATACCAAAAAAATTCTAAACTCTGCTTATGTATATACAGGAATGCCATATCAAATTGTAAAGGTAATGTTTAATGAAGGGCTTGAAGAAATTGAACCTTCAGCTTTTCACTCTCAGAACATTAAAAGTATTGAGACCCCTTCAACTTTGAAAGTCATTGGAGCTTATGCATTTGCTAACCAAGGGAATAATATCAATGGAATGGATTCAATAGAAGAAATTATACTTAATGAAGGTCTGATTACTATTGGTGACTATGCATTTAGTTCTGGTAGGGTAACTCTCGTCAAAAACTTATACATTCCTTCTTCCGTACAGTCCGTAGGTTTAGGATCATTTAACATCCCATCATTACAAACTGTTTCAGCACCAGCAGGTCTAGATCTAAGTAATGCAGGAATCCCTGCAACAGCAACAATCACATATAGATAA
- a CDS encoding DUF1572 domain-containing protein has translation MSSTLQLAKRFREVLLDGLWIANTNFKDQLKDVTWEQATTKIGTLNTIAMLTFHIDYYIAGLVNVFEGGNLEIKDKYSFDLPPIESQEQWETLLNKLWNDAKKFASLLEQMPDSKMNEVFVDEKYGTYLRNIDGMIEHAYYHLGQITLIKKLLN, from the coding sequence ATGAGTTCAACTTTACAATTAGCCAAAAGATTCAGGGAAGTGTTGCTTGACGGACTTTGGATTGCCAACACAAATTTTAAAGATCAGCTTAAAGACGTCACCTGGGAACAGGCAACAACAAAAATTGGTACTTTAAACACCATTGCCATGCTTACTTTTCATATCGATTATTATATCGCAGGATTGGTGAATGTTTTTGAAGGCGGTAATTTAGAAATAAAAGATAAATACAGCTTCGATCTTCCTCCGATTGAATCTCAGGAACAATGGGAAACACTTTTAAATAAGCTTTGGAATGACGCTAAAAAGTTTGCAAGCTTATTAGAACAAATGCCCGATTCTAAAATGAATGAAGTTTTTGTTGATGAAAAATATGGAACATATCTAAGAAATATCGACGGGATGATTGAGCATGCTTATTATCATTTAGGACAAATTACTTTGATTAAAAAGTTACTGAACTAA
- a CDS encoding type III pantothenate kinase — MNSIVINIGNSNIRFGLFDDDNCDISWVINTKPYRTADELYAQMLMLYQTYKIEPQEISKIIIGSVVPQLTKVMSSAIKKIHGILPVIVDRNTPSGVAAKSKQMGTDIYANLVAAHNMYPNRKKIVLDFGTALTASCVAEDGETLGVIIAPGIVTALNSLISQTAQLPEIELKKPKTVLGLDTVTCMQSGMVYGFLGMVEGFIDRINEEVKDDCFVVATGGVSHVYKPLTDKIHVMDRLHTLKGLYFLGKDL; from the coding sequence ATGAATTCAATCGTAATAAACATAGGAAACAGCAATATCAGATTTGGGCTTTTTGATGATGATAATTGTGATATTTCGTGGGTGATCAATACAAAACCTTACAGAACGGCAGACGAATTATACGCTCAGATGCTGATGCTGTATCAAACTTATAAAATAGAGCCTCAGGAGATCAGTAAAATAATTATCGGTTCGGTGGTACCCCAGCTTACGAAAGTGATGAGTTCGGCGATTAAAAAAATTCATGGGATTCTTCCTGTGATTGTCGATCGGAACACACCTTCAGGAGTGGCCGCGAAATCGAAACAGATGGGAACTGATATTTATGCCAATCTCGTTGCAGCCCACAATATGTATCCGAACAGAAAGAAAATTGTTCTGGATTTCGGAACGGCACTTACAGCGAGTTGTGTGGCGGAAGATGGCGAAACTTTAGGTGTTATCATTGCTCCGGGGATTGTGACCGCTTTGAATTCATTGATTAGTCAGACCGCGCAGCTTCCGGAAATCGAGTTGAAAAAACCAAAAACAGTATTGGGATTAGACACCGTTACCTGCATGCAAAGCGGGATGGTATACGGATTTTTAGGAATGGTGGAAGGCTTTATCGACAGAATAAATGAAGAGGTAAAAGACGATTGTTTTGTCGTAGCAACAGGCGGAGTTTCCCATGTCTACAAACCTTTAACAGATAAAATCCACGTTATGGACAGGCTTCATACACTGAAAGGACTGTACTTTTTAGGAAAAGATTTATAA
- a CDS encoding GNAT family N-acetyltransferase, which yields MLLNLNLSLNLRFNLNTMHNFPKIETERLILSQLKEEDLPFVVDYLQDKIFSDLTSNIPYPYRQEDAEFWLKMSKEAFEKGSGFTFAIRDKDEKIIGAIGLHDRGEGKAELGYWMAKTYWNQGFVTEAAKAVLDFGFKELTFNKIFATHFLHNPASGKIMEKIGMKKEEILHQHIKKDGKYFDIALYSVLKKFN from the coding sequence ATGCTGTTAAATCTCAACCTCAGCCTTAACCTTCGTTTCAACCTCAACACAATGCACAACTTCCCAAAAATAGAAACAGAAAGATTGATTCTCTCTCAATTGAAAGAGGAAGATCTTCCTTTTGTTGTAGATTATCTGCAGGATAAAATTTTCTCTGATCTTACTTCTAATATTCCGTATCCTTACCGTCAGGAAGATGCTGAATTTTGGTTGAAAATGTCAAAAGAAGCTTTTGAAAAAGGTTCGGGATTTACATTTGCGATTCGTGATAAAGATGAAAAAATAATCGGGGCAATCGGACTTCACGATAGAGGAGAAGGGAAGGCCGAATTGGGATATTGGATGGCAAAAACCTATTGGAATCAGGGGTTCGTTACAGAAGCAGCCAAAGCCGTTCTTGATTTTGGATTTAAAGAATTAACATTCAACAAAATTTTTGCGACTCATTTTCTTCACAATCCTGCCTCAGGAAAAATCATGGAAAAAATAGGAATGAAAAAAGAAGAGATTTTACATCAGCATATTAAAAAAGATGGAAAATATTTCGATATTGCTTTGTATTCTGTTTTGAAAAAATTTAATTAA
- a CDS encoding helix-turn-helix transcriptional regulator: MKKDFYLTRYALIIKRLESSPATYSQLEDYLLNSFEFQDAGIKSYSIRTLQRDIREISDLFNLSIHNKKKGDNRYYIESRPTMEVDEYNQKLLESFQVSNALNLHPDFSDFIFFESRKPTGVENFYDLFFAIRNKRIVSFEHYNYKNKLMTSRKVHPLALKESKDRWYLIAIDTKDKALKSFGLDRINYLDVSDKKFREKYNYNFREHFKNAFGVMNLTEQNPQKIVLKCSRHQGEYIKSFPLHQSQNSIKETPEEIFFEFFLHPTYDFMQEILSYGKEVQVLEPKGLVDDIRNHLQESLNRYLES, encoded by the coding sequence ATGAAAAAAGATTTTTACCTGACAAGATATGCCTTAATTATAAAAAGATTAGAAAGTTCTCCGGCTACCTATTCGCAGCTGGAGGACTATCTACTCAACTCATTCGAATTTCAGGATGCGGGAATCAAGAGCTACTCTATTCGTACCTTGCAGAGAGATATTCGGGAGATTTCCGATCTTTTTAATCTTTCCATTCATAACAAGAAAAAGGGTGATAACCGATATTATATTGAGAGCCGCCCCACAATGGAAGTAGATGAATACAATCAAAAATTACTTGAGTCTTTTCAGGTAAGCAACGCCCTGAATCTTCATCCGGATTTCTCAGATTTTATCTTTTTTGAAAGCAGAAAACCTACGGGAGTTGAGAACTTTTATGATCTATTTTTCGCGATCCGGAACAAGAGAATTGTTTCTTTCGAGCATTACAATTACAAAAACAAGTTGATGACTTCCCGAAAAGTTCATCCGTTGGCATTGAAAGAATCCAAAGACAGATGGTACCTCATCGCGATCGATACAAAGGATAAAGCTTTAAAATCATTCGGTTTAGACAGGATTAATTATCTGGATGTGAGCGACAAAAAGTTCCGGGAAAAATACAATTACAATTTCAGGGAACATTTTAAAAATGCTTTCGGAGTCATGAATCTTACCGAGCAAAATCCACAGAAAATTGTTCTGAAATGCAGCCGGCATCAGGGAGAATATATCAAAAGTTTTCCTCTACATCAGTCTCAGAATTCAATAAAAGAAACACCGGAAGAAATCTTTTTTGAGTTTTTTTTGCACCCTACCTACGACTTCATGCAGGAAATTCTTTCTTACGGAAAAGAAGTGCAGGTCTTAGAACCGAAAGGTTTAGTTGATGACATCCGCAACCATCTGCAGGAGTCTCTGAACCGTTATCTGGAAAGCTAA
- a CDS encoding glutamine synthetase III family protein: protein MSTLRFKALETLPFKDFRRDNSVEVPVKLSELFCQNVFSEETMREYLTKEAFQSIMDAVKKGTKIQRHIADQVAVAMKDWAMSKGVTHYTHWFQPLTGSTAEKHDSFFTPIEGGRAIERFSGNLLIQQEPDASSFPNGGIRNTFEARGYTAWDPTSPAFIMGTTLCIPSIFISYTGETLDYKAPLLRALNAVDEAATNVMQYFDKNVTKVTPTLGWEQEYFLVDSALYQSRPDLVLTGKTLLGHSPAKGQQLDDHYFGSIPTRVMNFMKELEIECMKLGIPVTTRHNEVAPNQFELAPMFEEVNVAVDHNSLLMDIMARIAHKHHFHILFHEKPFAGVNGSGKHNNWSLATDTGENLLSPGKNPKKNLQFLTFFVNTIKAVHEYADLLRASIASASNDHRLGANEAPPAIISVFIGSQLFRVLEELEKVTEGKLSPDEKTDLKLNVVGKIPEILLDNTDRNRTSPFAFTGNKFEIRAVGSSANCAESMTVMNTIAAKQLNDFKKEVDALIETGLKKDEAIFNVLREYIKQCKNIMFEGDGYSDDWAKEAKKRGLNNLKTTPEALKQEMDKKFLALYEEMGIFTHREVEARNEIKLEKYSTVIDIEARVLSDIARNHIIPSALNYQNRLIENVKGLKEIFGDKEFKTLAKEQMSLITNISENVSKIKLGVEDLIKAREAAKAVSDSQKQAEAYCNKVKPLFDGIRDASDDLEMMVDDELWPMTKYREMLFTK from the coding sequence ATGTCAACTTTAAGATTCAAAGCGTTAGAAACCTTACCATTTAAGGACTTTAGAAGAGATAACTCCGTTGAAGTTCCTGTAAAATTGTCAGAATTATTCTGTCAGAATGTTTTCTCAGAAGAGACAATGAGAGAATATTTAACAAAAGAAGCATTCCAGTCTATTATGGATGCGGTAAAAAAAGGAACCAAAATCCAGAGACACATTGCAGACCAGGTAGCTGTAGCCATGAAAGACTGGGCTATGAGCAAAGGTGTGACTCACTACACTCACTGGTTTCAACCTTTGACAGGCAGCACTGCAGAAAAGCACGACTCTTTCTTTACTCCGATCGAAGGTGGTAGAGCGATCGAAAGATTCAGCGGAAACTTATTGATTCAGCAGGAGCCTGATGCATCTTCTTTCCCGAACGGTGGTATCAGAAACACTTTCGAAGCGAGAGGTTATACAGCTTGGGATCCTACTTCTCCGGCTTTCATTATGGGAACTACATTATGTATTCCTTCAATCTTCATCTCTTATACGGGAGAAACTTTAGATTATAAAGCACCTCTTTTAAGAGCTTTGAACGCGGTAGACGAAGCTGCAACCAACGTAATGCAGTATTTCGACAAAAACGTAACAAAAGTAACTCCTACTTTAGGTTGGGAGCAAGAATATTTCCTTGTAGATTCAGCATTATACCAATCTCGTCCGGATCTTGTATTAACAGGTAAAACATTGCTAGGACATTCTCCTGCAAAAGGACAACAATTAGATGACCACTATTTCGGTTCAATTCCTACAAGAGTAATGAACTTCATGAAAGAGTTGGAAATCGAATGTATGAAATTGGGTATTCCTGTAACAACAAGACACAACGAGGTAGCGCCAAACCAATTTGAGCTGGCTCCAATGTTTGAAGAAGTAAACGTTGCGGTAGACCACAACTCTTTGTTGATGGACATCATGGCAAGAATTGCTCACAAGCACCATTTCCACATTTTATTCCACGAAAAACCATTCGCAGGAGTAAACGGAAGCGGAAAACACAACAACTGGTCTTTAGCTACAGATACTGGTGAAAACCTACTCAGCCCGGGAAAAAATCCTAAGAAAAACTTACAGTTCTTAACGTTCTTTGTTAACACGATTAAAGCTGTTCATGAATACGCTGACCTTTTAAGAGCAAGTATCGCATCTGCAAGCAACGACCACAGATTGGGTGCCAATGAAGCTCCACCAGCAATTATTTCGGTATTTATCGGAAGCCAGTTGTTCAGAGTGTTGGAAGAGCTTGAAAAAGTAACGGAAGGAAAACTTTCTCCGGACGAAAAAACAGATTTAAAACTAAATGTAGTTGGAAAAATTCCTGAAATCTTGTTGGATAATACCGACAGAAACAGAACTTCTCCGTTTGCATTTACTGGAAATAAATTCGAGATCAGAGCGGTAGGTTCTTCTGCAAACTGCGCAGAATCTATGACGGTAATGAACACGATTGCCGCAAAACAATTAAACGATTTCAAAAAAGAAGTTGATGCTTTAATTGAGACTGGTCTTAAAAAAGACGAGGCGATCTTCAACGTATTAAGAGAATACATCAAGCAGTGTAAAAATATCATGTTTGAAGGCGACGGATATTCTGATGACTGGGCGAAAGAAGCTAAAAAGAGAGGTTTGAACAACTTAAAGACCACTCCGGAAGCGCTTAAGCAGGAAATGGATAAAAAATTCCTTGCGCTTTACGAAGAAATGGGAATCTTCACGCACAGAGAAGTTGAAGCCAGAAACGAAATCAAATTAGAAAAATATTCTACAGTGATTGATATTGAAGCAAGAGTTTTAAGTGATATCGCAAGAAACCACATTATTCCTTCTGCTTTAAATTATCAAAACAGATTGATCGAAAATGTAAAAGGTCTTAAAGAAATTTTCGGAGACAAAGAATTCAAAACATTAGCGAAAGAGCAAATGAGCCTGATCACTAATATTTCTGAGAATGTTTCTAAAATCAAATTAGGTGTTGAAGATCTTATTAAAGCCAGAGAAGCCGCAAAAGCTGTATCTGACAGCCAAAAGCAGGCAGAAGCATACTGTAACAAGGTAAAACCTTTATTCGATGGAATCAGAGATGCATCTGATGATCTTGAAATGATGGTGGATGATGAGCTTTGGCCAATGACAAAGTATAGAGAAATGTTATTTACAAAGTAA
- a CDS encoding M1 family metallopeptidase — MKKSVAILFAFIISQFQAQQGAYYQQSAKYKMDIDVNAEKFTYQGNQTLEYTNNSPDELNVVYFHLYWNAFKPNSMMDQRVAGQGKNGDSRLQKDGVSRLASIPKNEEGAQNIHWIKQNGKDLKFEIQETIMKVYLAEPIKPNSTTTFTMNWDAVIPQQIRRSGRNNKEGVDMTMTQWYPKIAEYDYDGWAAFDYIGREFHAPFADFDVTIKINKDYVIGAGGILENPTEVKGYDANAKIKAEKNKATWRWTAKNMLDFAWSADKDYVVKSFDVPQGPKVFLVYQNNDKTKVWEQAQPYITKYFQIMNSHFGKYVYPTYAFIQGGDGGMEYGMCTMILGEAKDINGLMGLMAHEGAHSWYQQMLATNESMRPWMDEGFTSYAETYVMSQLFPEDLPNPFANSLNAYRNFIKKGIEEPAVWLGDHHDNGNSYTYASYVKGELYLVELGYIMGEQNLAETLKQYYDQWSMKHPSDRDFLHIAQKVSGMDLKWFQNYWINTTKTIDYGIKDVKYEAKSTTITLVNNGQIPMPIDFSVMTTDKKIVTYQIPMNMTHTWKEKDAYGEFKTMPYWPWTQKEYTITVPYTKSQLSVLGIDFSQRLADVNLEDNFVEVK, encoded by the coding sequence ATGAAAAAATCGGTTGCAATCTTATTTGCATTTATTATTTCTCAATTTCAGGCCCAGCAAGGAGCTTATTATCAGCAGAGTGCGAAATACAAGATGGATATTGATGTGAACGCTGAAAAATTTACATATCAGGGAAATCAAACGCTAGAATACACCAACAATTCACCGGACGAGCTCAATGTCGTGTATTTCCATTTGTACTGGAATGCTTTTAAACCCAATTCCATGATGGATCAGAGAGTGGCGGGTCAGGGAAAAAACGGTGATTCAAGATTGCAAAAAGATGGAGTTTCTAGATTGGCTTCCATTCCGAAAAACGAAGAAGGAGCGCAAAATATCCACTGGATTAAGCAGAACGGAAAAGATTTAAAATTTGAAATTCAGGAGACGATTATGAAAGTCTATTTGGCAGAACCGATTAAGCCAAATTCAACCACAACTTTCACCATGAACTGGGATGCCGTAATTCCTCAACAGATCAGAAGAAGCGGAAGAAATAACAAGGAAGGCGTTGATATGACCATGACGCAGTGGTACCCGAAAATTGCAGAATATGACTATGACGGTTGGGCAGCTTTTGATTATATCGGAAGAGAATTTCATGCCCCTTTTGCAGATTTTGATGTGACGATTAAAATCAATAAAGATTATGTAATCGGAGCCGGAGGAATCCTTGAAAACCCGACAGAAGTGAAAGGCTATGATGCCAATGCAAAAATTAAAGCCGAAAAAAATAAAGCAACATGGAGATGGACCGCGAAAAATATGCTGGATTTTGCATGGAGTGCAGATAAAGATTATGTGGTGAAAAGTTTTGATGTTCCGCAAGGCCCGAAAGTTTTTTTGGTGTATCAGAATAATGATAAAACAAAAGTTTGGGAGCAGGCTCAGCCTTACATAACCAAATATTTCCAAATCATGAATTCCCACTTCGGGAAATACGTTTATCCGACCTACGCTTTCATCCAGGGCGGTGACGGTGGAATGGAGTACGGAATGTGTACGATGATTTTGGGCGAAGCTAAAGATATTAACGGATTGATGGGTTTAATGGCTCACGAAGGCGCTCACTCATGGTATCAGCAAATGCTCGCCACCAACGAATCGATGAGACCATGGATGGATGAAGGGTTTACAAGCTATGCAGAAACGTATGTCATGTCTCAGCTTTTTCCGGAAGACCTTCCGAATCCTTTTGCCAATTCTTTGAATGCCTACAGAAATTTTATTAAAAAAGGAATTGAAGAACCTGCAGTTTGGCTAGGCGATCATCACGATAACGGAAATTCTTACACCTATGCTTCTTATGTGAAAGGGGAGTTGTATCTGGTGGAGTTGGGCTACATCATGGGAGAGCAGAACTTAGCCGAAACATTAAAGCAATATTATGATCAGTGGAGTATGAAGCATCCTTCTGACAGGGATTTCTTACATATCGCTCAGAAAGTTTCGGGGATGGATCTGAAGTGGTTCCAGAATTATTGGATCAACACTACAAAAACGATCGATTATGGAATAAAAGATGTAAAATATGAAGCCAAATCTACCACCATCACTCTTGTGAATAACGGGCAAATTCCGATGCCGATTGATTTCAGTGTGATGACAACCGATAAAAAAATCGTTACCTATCAGATTCCGATGAATATGACGCATACCTGGAAAGAAAAAGATGCGTACGGAGAATTTAAAACAATGCCTTACTGGCCTTGGACACAGAAGGAATATACCATTACGGTTCCTTATACAAAATCTCAATTGTCCGTTCTGGGAATTGATTTCAGCCAGAGACTGGCGGATGTGAATCTTGAGGATAATTTTGTGGAAGTGAAATGA
- a CDS encoding nucleoside deaminase, giving the protein MFTDEYFMKMALNEAEIALEKDEVPIGCVVVSNNRVIARAHNLTETLNDVTAHAEMQAITSAANFLGGKYLKDCTLYVTLEPCVMCSGALSWAQISKVVIGARDEQRGFINKNLSLHPKTEIVTGIMENECSSIVKEFFKSKR; this is encoded by the coding sequence ATGTTTACCGACGAATATTTCATGAAGATGGCTCTCAATGAAGCCGAAATTGCACTGGAAAAAGATGAGGTTCCCATCGGTTGTGTGGTGGTTTCCAACAATCGGGTCATTGCGAGGGCGCACAATCTTACCGAAACATTAAACGACGTCACAGCTCATGCAGAAATGCAGGCCATTACTTCTGCAGCCAATTTTCTGGGCGGAAAATACCTGAAAGATTGCACGTTGTATGTTACTTTGGAGCCTTGCGTTATGTGTTCCGGAGCCCTTTCGTGGGCGCAGATTTCAAAGGTGGTGATTGGGGCGAGAGACGAGCAGAGAGGTTTTATTAATAAAAATCTCAGCCTTCATCCCAAAACAGAAATTGTTACCGGAATTATGGAAAATGAATGTTCTTCAATCGTAAAAGAATTTTTTAAATCTAAACGCTAA
- a CDS encoding DUF6909 family protein codes for MTNSRARETTEAIERLYISMRHLFYRGFFKPAGVSGESIRSLLKTINPEIYGSMNIPSKLELNGLMYVLDRLPEGIEECAFIHLTSDEGFDKGSFEPIVPKKRRRNCYRIDEHQMNIEVLLGRSEIYDILTHLTFLFIEADKVRNLAFIQDENWKPTRAFKIIEEVVKGEKKFSRKEKEVALIHLSSLIGRTFDETLNAYNTFGDDKNPDRLFKIIYNLAKVSLEDAKQTREREIHFSAILKERVGHHYFGEKWANKVKEVLFENDLHMRPLHIISANMHSVKNMLYANDALKKKDPKEVDYKLYGEISDKKELRDKVSKYALEEGMIYINDKSGSNIDVQIIDLSKTNLKNTPFSGIKFGGDDVIMVFDYAFGEQAYEVMDELLRPYEHKGEVYMMKVKSVSIMGKAGILAGGKGDIMIPTSHIFEGTADNYPFENALKLDDFKDDELKAFEGPMITVLGTSLQNRDILSYFMNTSWKAIGLEMEGAHYQKAIQVASKIRHHISPDLFVCYAYYASDNPLETGSTLSSGGLGLTGVKPTYLITLRILEKILQSGKKEVSSKK; via the coding sequence ATGACAAATTCTAGAGCAAGAGAAACAACGGAAGCAATTGAAAGATTGTATATTTCTATGAGACACCTCTTTTACAGAGGTTTTTTTAAACCTGCCGGTGTTTCGGGGGAGAGCATCAGAAGTTTGTTGAAGACCATCAATCCGGAAATTTATGGAAGCATGAATATTCCAAGTAAATTGGAACTGAATGGTTTGATGTATGTTTTAGACAGGCTTCCGGAGGGAATTGAAGAATGCGCTTTTATTCATCTTACATCAGATGAGGGTTTTGATAAAGGAAGTTTCGAGCCAATTGTACCTAAAAAGAGAAGAAGAAACTGTTACAGAATCGATGAGCACCAGATGAATATCGAAGTTCTTTTGGGACGTTCGGAGATCTATGATATTCTTACTCACTTAACATTTTTATTTATAGAAGCAGATAAAGTTCGCAATCTGGCTTTCATTCAGGATGAAAACTGGAAACCGACACGCGCTTTTAAAATTATCGAAGAAGTAGTAAAAGGCGAAAAAAAATTCAGCAGAAAGGAAAAAGAAGTTGCTTTGATTCATTTATCTTCTTTAATAGGAAGAACTTTTGATGAAACATTGAACGCTTACAATACTTTTGGAGATGATAAGAACCCTGACCGTTTGTTTAAGATCATCTACAACTTAGCGAAAGTAAGTTTGGAAGATGCAAAACAGACAAGAGAAAGAGAAATTCATTTCAGTGCCATATTAAAGGAAAGAGTGGGGCATCACTATTTCGGTGAAAAATGGGCCAATAAAGTGAAAGAAGTTTTATTTGAAAATGATCTTCATATGCGTCCGCTTCATATTATTTCTGCGAACATGCACTCGGTGAAAAATATGCTGTACGCCAACGATGCCTTAAAGAAAAAAGATCCCAAAGAAGTTGATTATAAACTGTACGGGGAAATTTCCGATAAAAAAGAACTTCGCGACAAGGTTTCTAAATATGCCCTTGAAGAAGGGATGATCTATATTAATGACAAGAGTGGAAGTAATATCGATGTACAGATCATTGATCTTAGCAAAACCAATCTTAAGAATACTCCATTCAGCGGAATAAAATTTGGCGGAGACGATGTGATCATGGTTTTCGATTATGCTTTTGGGGAACAGGCCTATGAGGTAATGGACGAATTATTAAGACCTTACGAACATAAAGGTGAAGTTTACATGATGAAAGTAAAATCTGTTTCCATCATGGGTAAAGCGGGAATTCTTGCCGGTGGAAAAGGAGATATTATGATTCCGACTTCGCATATTTTTGAAGGAACAGCTGATAATTATCCTTTTGAAAATGCCTTGAAACTGGATGATTTTAAAGATGATGAATTGAAAGCTTTCGAAGGCCCGATGATTACCGTGTTGGGAACATCGCTTCAGAACAGAGATATTCTCTCTTATTTCATGAACACGTCATGGAAAGCAATCGGTCTTGAAATGGAAGGTGCTCATTATCAGAAAGCTATTCAGGTAGCTTCGAAGATCAGACATCATATTTCACCGGATTTATTTGTTTGCTATGCGTATTACGCTTCGGATAATCCTTTGGAAACGGGAAGTACGCTTTCTTCGGGAGGTTTAGGCCTTACAGGTGTAAAACCGACGTATCTGATTACGTTGAGAATCCTTGAAAAGATCTTACAAAGCGGAAAGAAAGAGGTTTCTTCTAAAAAATAA